AAATAATGCTCAATTAGGAATATCAAAAGTTGTGTTTTTTATCTTCTCAATAACGATTGACATGTCTTACTTTATCCTCTAAAGCGAAAACCCACTTTAGAGGAGCCTAGTGAGAGATGCCGGATAACTTTAGGATTTTTCCTTTCTCAAGAACATGAGACATTATTTTGGTGATTGTGAGTCACATTTGAAGGTTTTCCCCTTTTCTTTTGGtctttttttttccctctcACTCTTCCCTCCCCTTCTTTCCCCGATTTAACTTTTTCTGGTTAGGTTAAGCAATGGATATGATGATCTTATGAGCAGCTGCAAAATGTCTTCACCAGATGGTTCTGTGAAGTTTGTTTTTAGAAGTTCTTTGTAttatattttccctattttttaGGGTTAAATGTCCTAATATAATCTGTTCTCTCTCCACAAACTGGTCTGGTCACTGACCGCATCCCCGATAAGTTGGACCTTATATTAGGGTATTCGGCTTTGCATATAGTATATAATATATGCAAAGCCCGATAAGTGTTTGTTCTGCATatagtataataatataataaaaataaaataacaaggttAGTTTGTTCTTAGTTCTGCATAgtactaaaacaaaaaaaaagcaaGCATTATTTTTCTTGTTATAGATCACTTTTACTAACATTTAGTCACGAAACCAATCCAACCACTTCCAGCGAAGGCTTAGAATCAATAAAGCGTCATTGAACTTGCTTCATGAGACATCTGAGTTTAGAACTCTTAACTCGTGAAACATgaattcaatgaaaatatattgcttTATATAACGAACTAAACAAACAATTTCATTCCTAATTTTTGATAATACTCATTTTACAATCATTCAATATTCAATCTCTCtttatcaaagaaataaaaagaatcTATTGCTCTTCAATAaactacataaaaaaataactcaatATCCAATTATATACAatgattattcaatttttaaaattattgtgtcgATCACTTGATAGCACAATTAGACTTATTCAACCCTTAATCTCAATTAGCAACTTTCTCCATTTTAATGCATAAAATTGTTATTGTAGGCGATATtagtcaattaattaaactaccTATATCTATCTTTATATaacatgtattaaaaaaaaaacaatcactTGCGCATTTATGtgttaaaagtttatttttcccAACCCACACTATGGGGATTTATGTGTTAAAGTTTTTTTTCCTCTGAATTTCATCACTTGCGCATTCAGTTTCTTCAATTTGTCGTTCTCATTCTTGTTTGAGGGCTTAAATGatcttctctaaaattttaaccaattattttcTCTACTATCTTTAAGATTTCAACCAAATGAATTTCAGCAAACGTCTTTATCCTTTTCATCATAATGTAGTTATAGTAATGTAACAATAATGATAATATATGCTACGAGGGCAAATTAGAAGGTTGCATCTGACAGGAAATTTTAAGTGGGAAACAAACGTAATGTAAGCAATGTGTGATATCAGATTATTATAACCACTTGATGTGCAAATGGACAACCACTTGTAGTTACTCGGTTGTCTGAGCCCGTAAAAACAAATAGATGCAAATTGTTTGTATCACTGAAATCAGGTTATAGGTGTAAATCACAAGAGTAGTCTATATATTCGGAAAAATGTTTTGTCAACGTCGGTGAAAGAGACTGAGATATGTAGCAAATACAGTGTATGATAGATAATCTTCAATAAAAAGATTAATgttttgaatataattttaagttttgaaaGGTTTAAAAATTGTCtgttagaataaaattataatcaactATACAagacatattttatatattatattgcaGAAATTtgaaatcttgaaaatatttaaaactattgttgatttatcaaaaatattaaaaatataagtatttaTTGCTTCAAATTCTAAGTTGTAATCCTGAAACATAGAGAAAGAGAGGTAATAACACACCTGCAAACTTGTGCTTCTTTATCAATTTAGACTATTTATGTCTTATACACTTTTTAGATAAGAAGATGAGACAATATACATCGTTCATATATTGAGAATCATAACCTTATATTTAGGACGATGatcaattatgattttaattattttgaaatggattattattaacattcactcatattaattgattaaataattaattatttaaatagaaaTTTAGTTAACTTTAGTTTTATTAATCGGTTAAGACTCATAACTTATAAacaggaaaattattttttgaagttttacTGGAGTGGAATTTCTTCACTGGAAAAgttgagaaaatattttggataaaataagaaaaaattgactcacaatttttaaattttaacatttataGGAGGGTAAAAAAGTCATTTTCTTACCTTTATGGAGTAAAGGTTAAATGTCAGATGTatatagtaaaattataaaataataataataataataataataataataataataataaataaaatatgtatcaTGAAAGTAATTGAAAAAAgttgtcgatttttaaaataaattgaagaagTTTTAGAACTCTAAATAGGAGTATAAATTGCATGTGACACTAtaagagttttaattttttttgtgacCCTACAAGAGTAAAACAAAATGCTGCACTCCTCGATATGAACTAATCACAagataaaattcaatttataaaaaagtttaatgGATATACTTAGTGTAAATTAGTATCACATTGATATGCAACGTGAGTATCCTATTTTTCTATTTCCATACCATTAATCTCAAATTTTAATTGTGAAAGTAGGGCGGTGCAGcaaaatagataatttttattgaatattaatgtaaattaatttatattgatttcacatatattttaaaacctttaaaatgaaaatttcataaaagaataaaatatatattattttttataataaataatggataatagaaaaatgtcatttttatttatgaaatgcGAACATCAAACTCGACATAAATATAAATCTTGCAATATgactaattttcaaaatatagtaTATCAAGATAGTGCATACATATACACACTTGTGTGGGTGCgtgtatatatattaacatgataaaaatttaaatttaatatattagcCGTCTAAAAGCAAAGTGAGTGGGAAAGATCACAATGGCTGACATGAATAATTTATAAGGTCATCCTTATATAAACAATCATAAGGTAACAAGACGAGTCATGTATTAATGAGATTAATTGTTATGTTTAAACTTGATACTCATGgaagagaagagaaaaaagttttaaaaaatgtattatattgAATTGATTATggtaaaaatgatataaatggaaagaaaaaaaattacatgaaaGAGAACAATGAAACTTATAATTAAGTTACCAAGAGTAAATATAGGTTAAGTCTCTTGACACGTCTTAGACTTTTCTAACAAGTGTTGAAACAATTTGATTTATGAGACATAATTAAGTTGTTTCTAAGACGTGTTTAAATCGTATTCGAGAAGTGTCCTTATCAAAAAGTAATGTCCACACCACACTTAAAGAGGTATTAGGAGATGAAATTATtcgtaataaataataataaaggaagACAAAGACCACTACCAGCAAGCAATTAATTACATCCACAATCTTATTTCACTTCTCATTCATACATACTACCAAGTTACTTTAAATCACTTATTTTCCTCATAATTTATCGCCAAAAGATAGGAATGACAACCACacacaaaatacaaaaaagaacaaattaattaaatcaaaaaatcaaaaccaTACCAAATTGTAAGagacaaaaatattaacaaacTTTTCAAAACCTTTGTTAAAAAAGTGTTCTACTTTCTTATATACAAATTCATCACATCatataagaacaaaaatattgaagtatttattttttgaactaAGTAAACATTTAATGAATTTTAGGATTTAATTCATCATATATCTTGTGTATAAATAATCTATCTGCTgacatcaattataatttataaaaaacttatgtcataaaaaatagtttacttgtaattatcattaaaatcacatatatattaccattatttttcaatatatgtTCATCTTGAAATTTTCTCTTGTATCTCTTActataaaattcatttcaaatttttaagtgCAATAAGATTCGTagttatgttatatttttttgtataattacAATCTATAATAAAGTATATGAAGGGCATACACTACTTCTGCCTCTTGGACTTGAAacataaacttaaaataatagCAATAGtcaacaataattaatattactgcAACTTCTTTATTATGTAATTTATTGTAATTTgttgacatttttttaatccaacaatatatattaatataaaattttggtaacaattatttattgttgactaataaatatactattttatttaaatcggtgaaataaattgtaaataatacaaactcaatttaacgttattaaaattgaaagatCAATAtgtaaataaacttaaaatatataaaacggtaaaatatctacaaatatgataaaatcaaaatgattgtgtgaaaatatgcatcaaatcaaaTAACTAGAGTTAATTATGTTTTAGTGTTGGTTATAACTGAATTTGGCCAATTTGGTTATGACAAAAgtagttatagttagttaaaCTAATGTACTTTTAAATACTGTAAAAGCAATTGTCAAAAGCAATTGTCAAAAggattcataaaaatcatagaAGAGAGATTAAGGGAGAGGGATCAAAAAGAGATTGTAAGAGAAGTCTAGTATTGCTGAATTCTCAAAAGCGATCGATTATGGGAGATTACAATTGATGAGACCTTAATCTTGTAAATTCATATCTTCATAGTGAATTGTCTTGTTATCTTGCCCGTAACATAGGTCTCAAGTTATTGAGGCTGAACGCGTAAATTCTGAAGTTATTCTTGCCTTATCTTTCTATAGTTTTCGTTTACATTGATTGAAAAAATGTTTTCAAAACTGCACAAAAGGATAACATTCTTCGTTTCAGTCTGTCTGAAACGTTATTCGTTTTCAGCGAAAACGAATAACATCTTTTTGTTTCAGTTCTAGTCCTGCAGTTGTAAACTAAGAACATTATCCGTTTTAGTGTTTCAGTTCTAGTCAAGAACGTTATCCATTTTCAgagaaaacgaagaacattatctattttaaaagaaaacaaataacttATCCGTTTCAATTTCTTATTTTGCAATTAttagttttctattttgttggttaattcttgttgcaaatctcaatattattttaagagaTTGAAATTACATGTCTAAATCTGAAGCGTTAGCGATCAAAGTGATGACTAAATCTATAATGAATTGAAGGTGGTATTTGAATccgaaacaaacaaaaattataataacacataaattcaaataatgtCTCACTAAAATGACTAACAAATATGGATAAACATAGAAAAAGATACAAGTTCTTAAATTTtaactcaattaaaaaaatattaatattattaaattgaattttaaattgtaattcaaAATCTTACAATTATTGTGTTATATCgactcatttatttaaaaaaacgaTACACATGTCTAAAAGCCATttcattctttttctttttgttacaATTATCAAGGACGAACCCATGTATTATGGCGTGCGGGCAATCACCTTCAGttggttttgaaaaaaaaaataacacttaatacactaaaaaataatgtacaTGATAAAAAGGCAAAACATAGAGATATctatattaaatacattaaaattataatgtaacaacaattgaaataaatataattttttaacagaTTAATATAGATTAATAATGTTTCGACTATTCAATTTTTTCGATATCTATATTTAGAGTGTAATTTACATGtattgataatgtaaaatattttacaccgttattataaaataatcactCGTGTTTGTTATAgttatcatataaattaaatatcttttaaCATTAGATGATTGCGATTTATTATTAGTGCAAAAACTCTTTACAAATACaatgtaaaattttttttagacaatgtatataaattaaccCCTTTTacttaaccctaacaaattatATTGGATAAGTTTGTGTTTTCAATTGTTTTatgttgttgttaattttagttatttatttattttttaattaatttttgtcttcTATTATAAGTATTGTATTTTAGTATTTTctacaatcacaataaaattatagCAACTTGGCATGTTGAAATCTTTTATAACAATTATCAATATGTGTCtactataatattcttttaaaaatattaatttaaccaaattataattttgcaatTTACATACTTTGAAATAGATATAagttatttgaaataaaaaatatttattaaaattatctatatttttatttcattcctGTTAAATTTGCAAACTTTAACTTTTATAATTAATCTAATATAATACCTCAACAATTAGTGACATATATCATATAAGTGTTTAAGagaattatgatgaaaaaaattaattaatttataataaaaataattaaaataaatatttgatttgattcaaaatCAGAACGAGAGATCCAATCTAAGCTACTTTTTATtgctaaaatttaattaaaagataaaaatatttaagtctgGTTGTTTTTGAATCTCGATTTGATATTCATTATTAAAagcaataaaaacaaataaaattgttaataataaaaaaaaaaaaaacctaccCAACATATAATTCCTAAACCATAAAAAAGAagatagagagagaaagagaaagagaaagagagtgtgaagagagagagagagagagagagatgcgGTGTTATGGCTTAACAATCCCCGGAAGCGATAATCGCTTCTTCCTTCCATCACTAACTCCAGTATCATTCAGGCCCACAACAAGACCCGTAACCCGAATTTCATTTACAAAAGCCAAATCAACCTTCAACGACGGCGTGGTGGCGGAAGAACTAAGCTTCTACGATCTTCTGGGTATACCTGAAACCGGTTCCTTAATGGATATCAAACACGCTTATAAACAACTTGCACGAAAGTATCATCCTGATGTATCTCCACCGGGTCGGGTCGAAGAGTATACAAAGAGGTTTATTCAGGTACAGGAGGCTTACGAAACGTTATCTGATCCTTCAAGGAGAATCATGTATGATACTGATATGGCTAGAGGCGTTCACCTTGCTTTCAGTGCTCGTAAACGCTATAATCTCTCTCATCAGGTTTCATAACTCTTCCCTTAGGTCTATGTTTCGTTATTTGCTgctcaaaattcattttataaaattcattccGGTCTAAATAATATCATGTTTGCCCTTGATTAGAAGTGAGAAACAAAATTACTTTGATTAAAATTAGTTTTGCTCT
The window above is part of the Cicer arietinum cultivar CDC Frontier isolate Library 1 unplaced genomic scaffold, Cicar.CDCFrontier_v2.0 Ca_scaffold_5761_v2.0, whole genome shotgun sequence genome. Proteins encoded here:
- the LOC101492872 gene encoding chaperone protein dnaJ 20, chloroplastic, with product MRCYGLTIPGSDNRFFLPSLTPVSFRPTTRPVTRISFTKAKSTFNDGVVAEELSFYDLLGIPETGSLMDIKHAYKQLARKYHPDVSPPGRVEEYTKRFIQVQEAYETLSDPSRRIMYDTDMARGVHLAFSARKRYNLSHQASEQKGEWKSRWQSQLSDLKRRSKSKDAAGNMSWGARMRQQRDEQ